A portion of the Planctomycetia bacterium genome contains these proteins:
- a CDS encoding IS5/IS1182 family transposase: ISWLHQFRRLRVRYERRDDIHEAFMLLGCIVICGYFL; this comes from the coding sequence CATCAGTTGGCTACATCAATTTCGACGCTTACGGGTTCGCTATGAACGACGCGATGACATCCACGAAGCGTTCATGCTACTCGGGTGCATCGTCATCTGCGGCTATTTCCTCTAA